The genomic interval TTGCGAATCAAACCCGCCTTCTTCAGGCTCTCCGGCTCGACCACGCTGCCTTCCGGCAATCGAGCCAGATCTCTCACGTTGAGCACCTGAACTTCTTCCGCCCAGATGTTCTTGAATCCCCGCTTCGGCAAACGGAGATGAATGGGCTTCTGACCGCCCTCGAATCCGCGCTTCCTGACGGAACCGCTGCGCGAGAGATAGCCCTTTTCGCCGCGACCGGCGCTGCCGCCGTGTCCCGAGCTGGAACCGCGACCGAGTCGTTTCTTGGAATGAGTCGAGCCGGGAGCCGGCTTCAGTTGATCGAGCGGCATAGTCCTACTCCTGAACCTCTTCGCATTCCAGAAGATGGGACACGCACCGAACCATTCCCCGCGTTGCGGGATTGTCCGGGATCACGCGCGTCTCATGAAGACGATGCAGCCCCAAGGCCCTTACCGTCTGCTTCTGTGTCCACGGCCGCCGCACCGTGCTTCGTTTCAGCGTTATCTTGAGTTTTTTTTCCATCGCGTCGTCTCAGCGACCTCGTGCGAGTCAGCCCGCAAAGACTTCTCGGATTGAAATGCCCCGCGTTTGCGCCACCATTCGTACATCGCGCATTGAATCCAGAGCGGAAAACACGGCCTTGACCACATTATGAGGATTATTGGTGCCCATCACTTTGGTTAAAACATCACGCACTCCCAGACACTCCATCACCAGCCGGACGGACCCGCCGGCAATGACACCCGTACCGGGAGAAGCAGGACGAAGAAAAATCTTGCCCGCGCCGTATTTTCCGTAAATGGCGTGTGAAAGAGTGGTCCCGATAATGGGATAGCGTTTCATGGAGCGCTTGGCTTGCTGAGTAGCCTTCGAGATCGCGTCCACGACTTCGTTGGCCTTGCCCATGCCGAATCCGGCCCGTCCGCGTCCATCACCCGCCACTACGACGGCGTTGAACGAGAAATTGCGGCCGCCTTTGACGACCTTGGCCACGCGATTGATGCAGACGACCTTTTCAATCAACGCTTCGCCGGTGGCAAGCTCGCTGGCCATCTCGCGGTCGCGTCGGCGGGGGGTTCTTTCCATCTGACCGTTCATAAGATTCTCTACAATTGGAGTCCGCCCTTACGAGCGCCTTCAGCGACCGCTTTCACCCGGCCGTGATATGGAAATCCGTTGCGGTCGAACACAACCCGTCGAATCTCGTGTTCGATGGCTTTCTTCGCGCAGGCTTCGCCTACAATCCTGCCTACTTCCACCGGTTTCTTGCCCGCGACCTTCTCCCGTACGTCGGGCGAGAGCGAGGAGATCGAGGTTAACGTCTTGCCGTGGACGTCGTCCACCAGTTGTACGTACACCTGGCGAAGCGAACGAAACACGACCAGCCGGGGCCGTTCGGGGGTTCCGTGCACGACCTTGCGGATATGTTTCTTGCGACGAATGCGGCGTCGAATTTTCAGTTCTGTTGTGGCGGCCATAGACGATTCACTTGTGATTCGGCGGACAAAAACAGCCTTACTTTGCCGTCTTGCCGGCCTTGGTGCGCACGACCTCACTGGCGTAGCGAATACCCTTCCCCTTATACGGCTCGGGCTTGCGAACGGCCCGGATCTCTCCGGCGACATGTCCCACCAGCTCGGCGTCGTTGCCCGACACGATCAGTGTGGTCGGTTTGGGAACTTCAAATTTGATTCCCGGAGGGCATTCCACAAATACCCCGTGGGAGAAGCCCACGCTGAACAACACGCCGCTCGGCTTGGCGTCCACGCGGTAGCCCACGCCGACGATTTCCAGTTCCTTCTTGAAGCCTTGCGTAACGCCCTTCACCATGTTGGCGATGAGTGCACGGGTCAGACCGTGGAGAGCCCGATGAGGTTTCTCGTCGGAGGGACGGCGGACCAGAATGGTGTTGCCCTGAATCTCGACGGCCATCTCGCCGTGAATCGGCCGAGACAGCTCGCCTCGCGGGCCTTTCACCGTCACGACATGATCCGCGATGTTGACTTCAACTTCCTTCGGAATCGAAATGGGAGAGCGACCGACACGTGACACGTTTCAAACTCCTCAAACGTCAGCACGAGGGATATTCGTTCCTCGCGCAACTACCAGACGTGACAAACTACTTCTCCGCCCAGACCTTGCCGCCGGGCTTCATTCCCCGTCATGACTCCGCGCGACGTGGACAAAATCGAAACCCCCAAACCGTTCATGACACGGGGGATGTCGCGCTCGCCCACATAGCGCCGCAGACCGGGACGGGAAATTCTGCGCAGGCCCTGAATCGCCGGCTCGCCTCCGGGGCTGTACTTCAAATAGAGACGGAGATAGCCCTGCGGGCCTTCATCCACGTGCACAAAATCGTGGATGTAGTGGCTATCCATGAGAACCCGCGTAACCTCGGCCTTCATCTTCGAAAACGGAACGTCCACGCGCGTCCGGCGCGTCTTGAGAGCGTTCCGCACGCGGGTCAACAAATCGGCGATTGGATCGGTAGTTGGCATGACTGAATTATCGGATGAATGGTTAGGACTACCAACTGGCTTTCACCACACCGGGGATTTCACCGGCGAGCGCCAATTCCCGGAAACAAATACGACACAAACCGTACTTCCGGAGGTATGCGCGCGGTCGGCCGCAACGACGACAACGGGTGTAGGCCCGCACCGCGAATTTCGGTTTCCGTTGCTGTTTAGCGATCAGACAGGCTTTCGCCATGAGTGTACGTCCAACTCCTACGGTTTGTCAGGCCGCTTCGGCTTCCGTCGTCGGCGTCTTCTGCTCCCGCCGACGCATCGGCA from bacterium carries:
- the rplO gene encoding 50S ribosomal protein L15: MPLDQLKPAPGSTHSKKRLGRGSSSGHGGSAGRGEKGYLSRSGSVRKRGFEGGQKPIHLRLPKRGFKNIWAEEVQVLNVRDLARLPEGSVVEPESLKKAGLIRKVGTPVKILGEGTVERAFEVRACKLSAAAEKKITEAGGKVVAS
- the rpmD gene encoding 50S ribosomal protein L30 encodes the protein MEKKLKITLKRSTVRRPWTQKQTVRALGLHRLHETRVIPDNPATRGMVRCVSHLLECEEVQE
- the rpsE gene encoding 30S ribosomal protein S5, producing MERTPRRRDREMASELATGEALIEKVVCINRVAKVVKGGRNFSFNAVVVAGDGRGRAGFGMGKANEVVDAISKATQQAKRSMKRYPIIGTTLSHAIYGKYGAGKIFLRPASPGTGVIAGGSVRLVMECLGVRDVLTKVMGTNNPHNVVKAVFSALDSMRDVRMVAQTRGISIREVFAG
- the rplR gene encoding 50S ribosomal protein L18, whose amino-acid sequence is MAATTELKIRRRIRRKKHIRKVVHGTPERPRLVVFRSLRQVYVQLVDDVHGKTLTSISSLSPDVREKVAGKKPVEVGRIVGEACAKKAIEHEIRRVVFDRNGFPYHGRVKAVAEGARKGGLQL
- the rplF gene encoding 50S ribosomal protein L6 codes for the protein MSRVGRSPISIPKEVEVNIADHVVTVKGPRGELSRPIHGEMAVEIQGNTILVRRPSDEKPHRALHGLTRALIANMVKGVTQGFKKELEIVGVGYRVDAKPSGVLFSVGFSHGVFVECPPGIKFEVPKPTTLIVSGNDAELVGHVAGEIRAVRKPEPYKGKGIRYASEVVRTKAGKTAK
- the rpsH gene encoding 30S ribosomal protein S8, translating into MPTTDPIADLLTRVRNALKTRRTRVDVPFSKMKAEVTRVLMDSHYIHDFVHVDEGPQGYLRLYLKYSPGGEPAIQGLRRISRPGLRRYVGERDIPRVMNGLGVSILSTSRGVMTGNEARRQGLGGEVVCHVW
- a CDS encoding type Z 30S ribosomal protein S14, whose translation is MAKACLIAKQQRKPKFAVRAYTRCRRCGRPRAYLRKYGLCRICFRELALAGEIPGVVKASW